The proteins below come from a single Felis catus isolate Fca126 chromosome A1, F.catus_Fca126_mat1.0, whole genome shotgun sequence genomic window:
- the ZAR1L gene encoding ZAR1-like protein isoform X4 has protein sequence MERFVRVPCGLYQGYGNTMPLGQPGLYEHKQPDWRRNTGPPTFLARPGLLVPANASDYCMDPYKRAQLKAILSQMNPSLSLRLCKANTKEVGVQVSPRVDKSVQCSLGSRTLRSRSPWSGSGHKVPLPAWGVYSPVIGRRGLIQPRKEGEDQERKALLGPAEASQQQQQQQSPPMPRSEEDKQEEPCQHGLGEEGTPNPQEGKSKQTQGVGGADLLRKPNFQVYFKQLCCKCQKSFNPYRVEAIQCQTCSKSRCSCPQKKRHIDLRRPHRQELCGRCKDKRFSCGNTYSFKYIM, from the exons ATGGAACGCTTTGTCCGCGTTCCCTGTGGCTTGTACCAGGGCTATGGGAATACGATGCCTTTGGGCCAGCCAGGACTCTATGAACACAAACAGCCTGACTGGAGGCGAAACACTGGTCCCCCCACTTTCCTGGCCAGGCCTGGGTTGCTGGTGCCCGCAAATGCCTCTGACTACTGTATGGACCCTTACAAGAGGGCGCAGCTTAAGGCCATTCTCTCCCAGATGAACCCCAGCCTGAGCCTGCGGCTTTGCAAGGCCAACACCAAGGAGGTGGGGGTGCAGGTGAGTCCGCGGGTGGACAAGTCCGTGCAGTGCTCGCTGGGTTCTCGCACCTTGCGCAGCCGCTCCCCTTGGAGCGGCTCAGGTCACAAGGTACCCCTGCCGGCCTGGGGAGTCTATTCACCAGTGATAGGTCGCAGGGGCTTGATCCAGCCGCGAAAGGAGGGGGAAGACCAGGAGAGGAAGGCACTTTTGGGTCCTGCGGAGGccagccagcagcagcagcagcagcagtcaCCACCAATGCCAAGGTCTGAAGAGGACAAACAGGAGGAGCCTTGCCAGCATGGGTTGGGGGAGGAAGGTACCCCAAACCCTCAGGAAGGGAAGAGCAAGCAGACACAGGGAGTCGGTGGAGCAGATCTGCTCCGGAAACCCAACTTCCAG GTTTATTTCAAACAACTGTGTTGCAAATGCCAAAAGAGTTTTAACCCTTACCGAGTAGAAGCAATCCAATGTCAG ACCTGTTCAAAGTCTCGTTGTTCCTGTCctcaaaagaaaagacacattgaTCTAAGGAGGCCGCATCGACAGGAACTGTGTGGTCGCTGCAAAGACAAGAGATTCTCCTGTGGCAATACTTACAGCTTTAAATACATCATGTGA
- the ZAR1L gene encoding ZAR1-like protein isoform X1: MERFVRVPCGLYQGYGNTMPLGQPGLYEHKQPDWRRNTGPPTFLARPGLLVPANASDYCMDPYKRAQLKAILSQMNPSLSLRLCKANTKEVGVQVSPRVDKSVQCSLGSRTLRSRSPWSGSGHKVPLPAWGVYSPVIGRRGLIQPRKEGEDQERKALLGPAEASQQQQQQQSPPMPRSEEDKQEEPCQHGLGEEGTPNPQEGKSKQTQGVGGADLLRKPNFQFLEPKYGYFHCKDCKTRWESAYVWCISGTNKVYFKQLCCKCQKSFNPYRVEAIQCQTCSKSRCSCPQKKRHIDLRRPHRQELCGRCKDKRFSCGNTYSFKYIM; the protein is encoded by the exons ATGGAACGCTTTGTCCGCGTTCCCTGTGGCTTGTACCAGGGCTATGGGAATACGATGCCTTTGGGCCAGCCAGGACTCTATGAACACAAACAGCCTGACTGGAGGCGAAACACTGGTCCCCCCACTTTCCTGGCCAGGCCTGGGTTGCTGGTGCCCGCAAATGCCTCTGACTACTGTATGGACCCTTACAAGAGGGCGCAGCTTAAGGCCATTCTCTCCCAGATGAACCCCAGCCTGAGCCTGCGGCTTTGCAAGGCCAACACCAAGGAGGTGGGGGTGCAGGTGAGTCCGCGGGTGGACAAGTCCGTGCAGTGCTCGCTGGGTTCTCGCACCTTGCGCAGCCGCTCCCCTTGGAGCGGCTCAGGTCACAAGGTACCCCTGCCGGCCTGGGGAGTCTATTCACCAGTGATAGGTCGCAGGGGCTTGATCCAGCCGCGAAAGGAGGGGGAAGACCAGGAGAGGAAGGCACTTTTGGGTCCTGCGGAGGccagccagcagcagcagcagcagcagtcaCCACCAATGCCAAGGTCTGAAGAGGACAAACAGGAGGAGCCTTGCCAGCATGGGTTGGGGGAGGAAGGTACCCCAAACCCTCAGGAAGGGAAGAGCAAGCAGACACAGGGAGTCGGTGGAGCAGATCTGCTCCGGAAACCCAACTTCCAG TTTTTGGAACCAAAATATGGCTATTTTCACTGTAAAGATTGTAAGACCAGATGGGAGAGTGCTTATGTGTGGTGCATTTCTGGAACTAATAAG GTTTATTTCAAACAACTGTGTTGCAAATGCCAAAAGAGTTTTAACCCTTACCGAGTAGAAGCAATCCAATGTCAG ACCTGTTCAAAGTCTCGTTGTTCCTGTCctcaaaagaaaagacacattgaTCTAAGGAGGCCGCATCGACAGGAACTGTGTGGTCGCTGCAAAGACAAGAGATTCTCCTGTGGCAATACTTACAGCTTTAAATACATCATGTGA
- the ZAR1L gene encoding ZAR1-like protein isoform X5 yields the protein MERFVRVPCGLYQGYGNTMPLGQPGLYEHKQPDWRRNTGPPTFLARPGLLVPANASDYCMDPYKRAQLKAILSQMNPSLSLRLCKANTKEVGVQVSPRVDKSVQCSLGSRTLRSRSPWSGSGHKVPLPAWGVYSPVIGRRGLIQPRKEGEDQERKALLGPAEASQQQQQQQSPPMPRSEEDKQEEPCQHGLGEEGTPNPQEGKSKQTQGVGGADLLRKPNFQFLEPKYGYFHCKDCKTRWESAYVWCISGTNKVYFKQLCCKCQKSFNPYRVEAIQCQK from the exons ATGGAACGCTTTGTCCGCGTTCCCTGTGGCTTGTACCAGGGCTATGGGAATACGATGCCTTTGGGCCAGCCAGGACTCTATGAACACAAACAGCCTGACTGGAGGCGAAACACTGGTCCCCCCACTTTCCTGGCCAGGCCTGGGTTGCTGGTGCCCGCAAATGCCTCTGACTACTGTATGGACCCTTACAAGAGGGCGCAGCTTAAGGCCATTCTCTCCCAGATGAACCCCAGCCTGAGCCTGCGGCTTTGCAAGGCCAACACCAAGGAGGTGGGGGTGCAGGTGAGTCCGCGGGTGGACAAGTCCGTGCAGTGCTCGCTGGGTTCTCGCACCTTGCGCAGCCGCTCCCCTTGGAGCGGCTCAGGTCACAAGGTACCCCTGCCGGCCTGGGGAGTCTATTCACCAGTGATAGGTCGCAGGGGCTTGATCCAGCCGCGAAAGGAGGGGGAAGACCAGGAGAGGAAGGCACTTTTGGGTCCTGCGGAGGccagccagcagcagcagcagcagcagtcaCCACCAATGCCAAGGTCTGAAGAGGACAAACAGGAGGAGCCTTGCCAGCATGGGTTGGGGGAGGAAGGTACCCCAAACCCTCAGGAAGGGAAGAGCAAGCAGACACAGGGAGTCGGTGGAGCAGATCTGCTCCGGAAACCCAACTTCCAG TTTTTGGAACCAAAATATGGCTATTTTCACTGTAAAGATTGTAAGACCAGATGGGAGAGTGCTTATGTGTGGTGCATTTCTGGAACTAATAAG GTTTATTTCAAACAACTGTGTTGCAAATGCCAAAAGAGTTTTAACCCTTACCGAGTAGAAGCAATCCAATGTCAG aaatga
- the ZAR1L gene encoding ZAR1-like protein isoform X6: MERFVRVPCGLYQGYGNTMPLGQPGLYEHKQPDWRRNTGPPTFLARPGLLVPANASDYCMDPYKRAQLKAILSQMNPSLSLRLCKANTKEVGVQVSPRVDKSVQCSLGSRTLRSRSPWSGSGHKVPLPAWGVYSPVIGRRGLIQPRKEGEDQERKALLGPAEASQQQQQQQSPPMPRSEEDKQEEPCQHGLGEEGTPNPQEGKSKQTQGVGGADLLRKPNFQVYFKQLCCKCQKSFNPYRVEAIQCQMLWPGHVFAHCLLTVKPWTSPAWFPHL, translated from the exons ATGGAACGCTTTGTCCGCGTTCCCTGTGGCTTGTACCAGGGCTATGGGAATACGATGCCTTTGGGCCAGCCAGGACTCTATGAACACAAACAGCCTGACTGGAGGCGAAACACTGGTCCCCCCACTTTCCTGGCCAGGCCTGGGTTGCTGGTGCCCGCAAATGCCTCTGACTACTGTATGGACCCTTACAAGAGGGCGCAGCTTAAGGCCATTCTCTCCCAGATGAACCCCAGCCTGAGCCTGCGGCTTTGCAAGGCCAACACCAAGGAGGTGGGGGTGCAGGTGAGTCCGCGGGTGGACAAGTCCGTGCAGTGCTCGCTGGGTTCTCGCACCTTGCGCAGCCGCTCCCCTTGGAGCGGCTCAGGTCACAAGGTACCCCTGCCGGCCTGGGGAGTCTATTCACCAGTGATAGGTCGCAGGGGCTTGATCCAGCCGCGAAAGGAGGGGGAAGACCAGGAGAGGAAGGCACTTTTGGGTCCTGCGGAGGccagccagcagcagcagcagcagcagtcaCCACCAATGCCAAGGTCTGAAGAGGACAAACAGGAGGAGCCTTGCCAGCATGGGTTGGGGGAGGAAGGTACCCCAAACCCTCAGGAAGGGAAGAGCAAGCAGACACAGGGAGTCGGTGGAGCAGATCTGCTCCGGAAACCCAACTTCCAG GTTTATTTCAAACAACTGTGTTGCAAATGCCAAAAGAGTTTTAACCCTTACCGAGTAGAAGCAATCCAATGTCAG
- the ZAR1L gene encoding ZAR1-like protein isoform X2 produces MERFVRVPCGLYQGYGNTMPLGQPGLYEHKQPDWRRNTGPPTFLARPGLLVPANASDYCMDPYKRAQLKAILSQMNPSLSLRLCKANTKEVGVQVSPRVDKSVQCSLGSRTLRSRSPWSGSGHKVPLPAWGVYSPVIGRRGLIQPRKEGEDQERKALLGPAEASQQQQQQQSPPMPRSEEDKQEEPCQHGLGEEGTPNPQEGKSKQTQGVGGADLLRKPNFQFLEPKYGYFHCKDCKTRWESAYVWCISGTNKVYFKQLCCKCQKSFNPYRVEAIQCQMLWPGHVFAHCLLTVKPWTSPAWFPHL; encoded by the exons ATGGAACGCTTTGTCCGCGTTCCCTGTGGCTTGTACCAGGGCTATGGGAATACGATGCCTTTGGGCCAGCCAGGACTCTATGAACACAAACAGCCTGACTGGAGGCGAAACACTGGTCCCCCCACTTTCCTGGCCAGGCCTGGGTTGCTGGTGCCCGCAAATGCCTCTGACTACTGTATGGACCCTTACAAGAGGGCGCAGCTTAAGGCCATTCTCTCCCAGATGAACCCCAGCCTGAGCCTGCGGCTTTGCAAGGCCAACACCAAGGAGGTGGGGGTGCAGGTGAGTCCGCGGGTGGACAAGTCCGTGCAGTGCTCGCTGGGTTCTCGCACCTTGCGCAGCCGCTCCCCTTGGAGCGGCTCAGGTCACAAGGTACCCCTGCCGGCCTGGGGAGTCTATTCACCAGTGATAGGTCGCAGGGGCTTGATCCAGCCGCGAAAGGAGGGGGAAGACCAGGAGAGGAAGGCACTTTTGGGTCCTGCGGAGGccagccagcagcagcagcagcagcagtcaCCACCAATGCCAAGGTCTGAAGAGGACAAACAGGAGGAGCCTTGCCAGCATGGGTTGGGGGAGGAAGGTACCCCAAACCCTCAGGAAGGGAAGAGCAAGCAGACACAGGGAGTCGGTGGAGCAGATCTGCTCCGGAAACCCAACTTCCAG TTTTTGGAACCAAAATATGGCTATTTTCACTGTAAAGATTGTAAGACCAGATGGGAGAGTGCTTATGTGTGGTGCATTTCTGGAACTAATAAG GTTTATTTCAAACAACTGTGTTGCAAATGCCAAAAGAGTTTTAACCCTTACCGAGTAGAAGCAATCCAATGTCAG
- the ZAR1L gene encoding ZAR1-like protein isoform X7 translates to MERFVRVPCGLYQGYGNTMPLGQPGLYEHKQPDWRRNTGPPTFLARPGLLVPANASDYCMDPYKRAQLKAILSQMNPSLSLRLCKANTKEVGVQVSPRVDKSVQCSLGSRTLRSRSPWSGSGHKVPLPAWGVYSPVIGRRGLIQPRKEGEDQERKALLGPAEASQQQQQQQSPPMPRSEEDKQEEPCQHGLGEEGTPNPQEGKSKQTQGVGGADLLRKPNFQVYFKQLCCKCQKSFNPYRVEAIQCQRELVESHYRSHVHLQRGYR, encoded by the exons ATGGAACGCTTTGTCCGCGTTCCCTGTGGCTTGTACCAGGGCTATGGGAATACGATGCCTTTGGGCCAGCCAGGACTCTATGAACACAAACAGCCTGACTGGAGGCGAAACACTGGTCCCCCCACTTTCCTGGCCAGGCCTGGGTTGCTGGTGCCCGCAAATGCCTCTGACTACTGTATGGACCCTTACAAGAGGGCGCAGCTTAAGGCCATTCTCTCCCAGATGAACCCCAGCCTGAGCCTGCGGCTTTGCAAGGCCAACACCAAGGAGGTGGGGGTGCAGGTGAGTCCGCGGGTGGACAAGTCCGTGCAGTGCTCGCTGGGTTCTCGCACCTTGCGCAGCCGCTCCCCTTGGAGCGGCTCAGGTCACAAGGTACCCCTGCCGGCCTGGGGAGTCTATTCACCAGTGATAGGTCGCAGGGGCTTGATCCAGCCGCGAAAGGAGGGGGAAGACCAGGAGAGGAAGGCACTTTTGGGTCCTGCGGAGGccagccagcagcagcagcagcagcagtcaCCACCAATGCCAAGGTCTGAAGAGGACAAACAGGAGGAGCCTTGCCAGCATGGGTTGGGGGAGGAAGGTACCCCAAACCCTCAGGAAGGGAAGAGCAAGCAGACACAGGGAGTCGGTGGAGCAGATCTGCTCCGGAAACCCAACTTCCAG GTTTATTTCAAACAACTGTGTTGCAAATGCCAAAAGAGTTTTAACCCTTACCGAGTAGAAGCAATCCAATGTCAG
- the ZAR1L gene encoding ZAR1-like protein isoform X3, producing MERFVRVPCGLYQGYGNTMPLGQPGLYEHKQPDWRRNTGPPTFLARPGLLVPANASDYCMDPYKRAQLKAILSQMNPSLSLRLCKANTKEVGVQVSPRVDKSVQCSLGSRTLRSRSPWSGSGHKVPLPAWGVYSPVIGRRGLIQPRKEGEDQERKALLGPAEASQQQQQQQSPPMPRSEEDKQEEPCQHGLGEEGTPNPQEGKSKQTQGVGGADLLRKPNFQFLEPKYGYFHCKDCKTRWESAYVWCISGTNKVYFKQLCCKCQKSFNPYRVEAIQCQRELVESHYRSHVHLQRGYR from the exons ATGGAACGCTTTGTCCGCGTTCCCTGTGGCTTGTACCAGGGCTATGGGAATACGATGCCTTTGGGCCAGCCAGGACTCTATGAACACAAACAGCCTGACTGGAGGCGAAACACTGGTCCCCCCACTTTCCTGGCCAGGCCTGGGTTGCTGGTGCCCGCAAATGCCTCTGACTACTGTATGGACCCTTACAAGAGGGCGCAGCTTAAGGCCATTCTCTCCCAGATGAACCCCAGCCTGAGCCTGCGGCTTTGCAAGGCCAACACCAAGGAGGTGGGGGTGCAGGTGAGTCCGCGGGTGGACAAGTCCGTGCAGTGCTCGCTGGGTTCTCGCACCTTGCGCAGCCGCTCCCCTTGGAGCGGCTCAGGTCACAAGGTACCCCTGCCGGCCTGGGGAGTCTATTCACCAGTGATAGGTCGCAGGGGCTTGATCCAGCCGCGAAAGGAGGGGGAAGACCAGGAGAGGAAGGCACTTTTGGGTCCTGCGGAGGccagccagcagcagcagcagcagcagtcaCCACCAATGCCAAGGTCTGAAGAGGACAAACAGGAGGAGCCTTGCCAGCATGGGTTGGGGGAGGAAGGTACCCCAAACCCTCAGGAAGGGAAGAGCAAGCAGACACAGGGAGTCGGTGGAGCAGATCTGCTCCGGAAACCCAACTTCCAG TTTTTGGAACCAAAATATGGCTATTTTCACTGTAAAGATTGTAAGACCAGATGGGAGAGTGCTTATGTGTGGTGCATTTCTGGAACTAATAAG GTTTATTTCAAACAACTGTGTTGCAAATGCCAAAAGAGTTTTAACCCTTACCGAGTAGAAGCAATCCAATGTCAG